In Panacibacter ginsenosidivorans, the following proteins share a genomic window:
- a CDS encoding DUF4134 domain-containing protein, with translation MKKWRANCFISRKGIVCACVMIATVLATTKVLAQDGNQGIQDANDMVRGYFDDGTNLMYAIGAVVGLIGAVKVYNKWNAGEPDTGRVAAAWFGSCIFLVIVATVLRSFFGL, from the coding sequence ATGAAAAAGTGGAGAGCGAACTGCTTTATAAGCAGAAAGGGCATCGTGTGTGCCTGCGTGATGATCGCGACGGTTTTAGCAACGACAAAAGTACTGGCGCAGGACGGCAACCAGGGTATACAGGACGCCAATGACATGGTGCGTGGATATTTCGACGATGGAACCAACCTTATGTATGCGATCGGGGCCGTGGTCGGGTTGATCGGCGCTGTGAAAGTGTATAACAAGTGGAATGCGGGTGAGCCCGATACGGGACGCGTGGCGGCGGCGTGGTTTGGGAGTTGTATTTTCCTCGTGATCGTGGCCACAGTGCTCCGCAGCTTCTTTGGATTATAA
- a CDS encoding TerB family tellurite resistance protein — protein sequence MKKWTVMIIALCFFAGSFKARAQEYEIQQLLLDIEKLAQLKGILSDMYKGYEILSNGYGAIKDISEGNFNLHNDFLNSLLEVNPVVKNYKRVADIFYYESLIVKTAGNAVKNFQASDMFSPEELDYMSTVYNNLLDASAKNVEDLLTIITAQQLRMSDEERLEGIDRIYNEVQDKLLFLQHFNGGTSVLAAQRKNEWWNIEKNKILFGLPK from the coding sequence ATGAAAAAGTGGACCGTGATGATAATTGCGCTTTGTTTCTTCGCCGGCTCATTCAAAGCGAGGGCGCAGGAATACGAGATACAGCAATTGCTGCTGGATATTGAGAAGCTGGCGCAATTGAAAGGCATCCTGAGTGACATGTATAAAGGCTATGAGATCCTGTCCAATGGCTATGGCGCCATCAAAGACATATCGGAAGGGAATTTCAACCTGCACAATGATTTCCTCAACAGCCTGCTCGAAGTAAATCCCGTGGTGAAAAATTATAAACGCGTTGCGGATATTTTTTACTACGAATCGCTGATCGTAAAAACGGCAGGCAATGCTGTTAAGAACTTCCAGGCATCAGACATGTTTTCGCCGGAAGAACTGGATTATATGAGCACGGTATATAACAACCTGCTCGATGCGAGTGCAAAAAATGTAGAAGACCTGTTGACAATCATTACCGCGCAACAGCTACGGATGAGTGACGAAGAAAGACTGGAAGGTATTGACCGCATCTACAATGAAGTGCAGGATAAACTGCTGTTCCTGCAACATTTTAATGGCGGTACCTCCGTGCTGGCAGCGCAACGGAAAAATGAATGGTGGAATATAGAGAAGAATAAAATATTGTTCGGGCTTCCAAAATAA
- a CDS encoding TraG family conjugative transposon ATPase has translation MERTLEDILPIMGVEHDCILSKQGDITVAFEVTLPEIFTLSEEDYEAVHQALIKAIRVLPKQCIFHKQDWYTQDRYKSQANGGGFLADSSQRYFNGRSYLHHSCFIYLTKKPANRRAVTSMYSGLLKKTIVPVETVQPQLLHDFLETVGQFERILKDSGFMQLRRLKDNELAGTKKQAGIIEKYCNLNTPGEVQVLRELSFAEEIRVGDLSCQIYSLADVQDLPAHCGARMTYDKYSTDRTRFPLGFAAPMGLLLFCNHIYNQFIFIEDAQVTLKKLESKRLRLQSLSAYSRENAISRDATNDFLNEAIGAQRMPVRAHFNIIAWSNDPVELKDLKNKVSSAMAQIDAVAKQEVSGAPQQFWACMPGNAGDFPSNDCFDTFAEQACCFLALETNYRSDPPKDGIRFCDRLNGRPVFLDMFDAPRKAGITSNMGMLVCGTSGGGKSMTVNHILHSLYEQGAHCVTVDIGGSYKGLCELVGGYYFTYEEKDPIKFNPFYLPPGDFMDSEKKESLKALLVTLWKQENESFNRSEYVALSNALSGYYDYLQSATNVFPCFNTFYEYLQTNYLEVLKGHNVKDRDFDVNNFLYVLRPYYKNGEFDFLLNATEKLDILNQPFCVFELDNCKDHPIIFPVVTLAITEMFISKMRKLAGKRKVLMIDEAWKAIAKSGMAEFLRYAFKTIRKFNGIPGVITQELDDLISSPIIKDAIINNADIKILMDMRKFMNKFDKLQDVLGLSEKAKTILLSVNKDNREIFIDLGGQVTKVYKNELCPEEYYAFTTDGKERVKVMEYAQQQGSVENGIRALIRDINNK, from the coding sequence ATGGAAAGAACACTGGAAGACATACTGCCCATTATGGGCGTGGAACACGATTGCATTTTATCAAAGCAGGGAGATATCACCGTCGCGTTTGAGGTGACGCTGCCGGAGATCTTCACACTTTCTGAGGAAGACTATGAAGCGGTCCACCAGGCATTAATCAAGGCGATCCGGGTGTTGCCCAAGCAATGCATCTTTCATAAGCAGGATTGGTATACGCAAGACAGGTATAAGAGCCAGGCAAACGGTGGCGGTTTCCTCGCGGACAGCAGCCAACGATACTTCAACGGCAGGTCTTACCTGCATCATTCCTGCTTTATTTACCTGACAAAGAAGCCGGCGAACCGCAGAGCGGTTACATCCATGTATTCCGGGTTGCTGAAGAAAACCATCGTGCCGGTGGAAACGGTCCAGCCGCAGTTGCTGCATGATTTCCTCGAAACGGTCGGGCAATTTGAAAGGATCTTAAAAGACAGTGGGTTTATGCAGTTGCGGCGGCTAAAAGATAATGAACTCGCAGGTACGAAAAAGCAAGCAGGCATTATCGAAAAGTATTGCAACCTGAATACACCCGGCGAAGTACAGGTGTTAAGAGAGCTGAGTTTCGCGGAAGAGATCAGGGTGGGCGACCTGTCCTGCCAGATCTATTCGCTGGCCGATGTACAGGATTTACCGGCGCATTGCGGTGCACGCATGACCTATGACAAATACTCTACAGACCGGACAAGGTTCCCGCTGGGGTTTGCCGCACCGATGGGGCTGCTGCTGTTTTGCAATCATATCTACAACCAGTTCATATTTATCGAGGATGCGCAGGTGACCTTAAAGAAACTGGAAAGTAAAAGGCTGCGGTTGCAATCGCTATCCGCATACTCGCGGGAAAATGCGATTTCACGTGATGCCACCAATGATTTCCTGAACGAAGCCATTGGTGCGCAGCGGATGCCGGTCAGGGCGCATTTCAACATCATCGCCTGGAGCAATGATCCCGTGGAGTTGAAAGACCTGAAGAACAAAGTGTCTTCTGCCATGGCGCAGATCGATGCGGTAGCCAAACAGGAGGTCAGCGGTGCACCGCAGCAGTTCTGGGCCTGTATGCCGGGTAACGCCGGTGATTTTCCATCGAATGATTGCTTTGACACCTTCGCGGAACAGGCCTGTTGCTTCCTCGCCCTGGAAACCAATTACCGCAGTGATCCGCCAAAGGATGGGATTCGTTTTTGTGACCGGCTCAACGGGCGACCCGTTTTCCTTGATATGTTTGATGCGCCGCGCAAAGCGGGCATCACTTCCAACATGGGAATGCTCGTTTGCGGGACGTCTGGTGGGGGCAAAAGCATGACGGTAAATCATATCCTGCATTCGCTGTATGAGCAGGGCGCGCATTGCGTGACGGTGGATATCGGTGGCAGTTACAAAGGGCTGTGTGAACTGGTGGGTGGTTATTATTTCACCTACGAAGAAAAAGACCCGATCAAGTTCAATCCCTTTTACCTGCCGCCGGGGGACTTTATGGACAGCGAGAAAAAGGAAAGTCTCAAAGCATTGCTGGTTACGCTCTGGAAGCAGGAAAATGAAAGCTTTAACCGTAGCGAATACGTCGCACTCTCCAACGCGTTGAGCGGGTATTACGATTACCTGCAGTCAGCAACAAATGTATTTCCATGCTTCAATACTTTCTATGAATACCTGCAGACCAACTACCTGGAAGTGCTGAAAGGCCACAATGTAAAAGACCGGGATTTTGATGTCAATAATTTCCTGTATGTGCTGCGTCCCTATTACAAAAACGGTGAATTTGATTTCCTGCTCAACGCCACCGAGAAACTGGACATTTTAAACCAGCCCTTTTGCGTCTTTGAACTGGACAACTGTAAAGACCACCCGATCATTTTCCCGGTGGTGACCCTGGCGATAACAGAAATGTTCATTTCCAAAATGCGCAAGCTGGCGGGCAAGAGAAAGGTGCTGATGATCGATGAGGCGTGGAAAGCCATCGCCAAAAGCGGTATGGCGGAGTTCTTACGATATGCCTTCAAAACGATCCGCAAATTCAATGGCATTCCCGGTGTCATTACACAGGAACTCGATGACCTCATCAGCTCACCCATCATCAAGGACGCCATCATCAACAACGCCGATATCAAGATACTGATGGACATGCGCAAGTTCATGAACAAGTTTGACAAGCTGCAGGATGTACTGGGGTTGTCCGAAAAAGCAAAGACCATTTTGTTATCGGTGAATAAGGATAACCGGGAAATCTTTATCGACCTCGGCGGGCAGGTCACCAAAGTGTATAAGAACGAGCTCTGTCCCGAAGAATATTATGCGTTCACTACCGACGGAAAGGAAAGAGTAAAAGTAATGGAGTATGCGCAGCAACAGGGCAGTGTGGAAAACGGTATCAGGGCATTGATCAGGGATATTAACAATAAATGA
- a CDS encoding APC family permease encodes MHISKLFRKKPLEAYREDIKTSQLNRTLGKWELTAISVGAVIGGGIFVLTGVAANQYAGPALALSFVLAGTGCLFAAFCYAEFASILPVSGSAYAYSYGTIGEFFAWFIGWNLILEYMMGATTVAVSWSTYFSKLLKLAGIPNLPAWLLNDPFTAREAALKAGTVPPLFSLNLPAALIVWVVTYILVRGIKESARTNNLIVSLKVAAVLFVVIAGVAYINTDNWQPFIPAKVVDSSGASHYGLSGVLTAAGIVFFAFIGFDAVSTQSQEAVNPTKDIPFAIIFSLIVCTTLYILVSLVLTGMTKYTDLDLGAPVASAFSSVGLAWASLLITIAAVIGLVSVMLVMLLSQTRIFLNMARDGLLPPKLFAAIHPNFKTPWKSTVLVGAIASLVAAVTPIEKATKMTSIGTLLAFAMICAAVLVLRKKQPDLHRPYKVKYLPLVAGLGLGFNILLMFSLDASTWVRLLVWSVAGIIIYFVYSVKHSNLNNK; translated from the coding sequence ATGCATATCAGCAAACTATTCAGAAAAAAGCCGTTGGAGGCTTATCGCGAGGACATCAAAACAAGCCAGTTAAACAGAACGCTGGGCAAATGGGAACTCACCGCAATTAGCGTTGGGGCCGTTATAGGCGGCGGTATTTTTGTGTTGACGGGTGTAGCGGCCAACCAGTATGCCGGACCCGCCCTGGCACTTTCCTTTGTACTGGCAGGAACCGGTTGTTTATTTGCGGCTTTCTGCTATGCGGAGTTTGCCTCCATTTTACCAGTTTCCGGCTCTGCCTATGCTTATTCCTATGGTACCATCGGCGAGTTCTTTGCGTGGTTTATTGGCTGGAACCTGATCCTTGAATACATGATGGGTGCCACCACTGTTGCGGTCAGCTGGTCAACGTATTTTAGTAAACTACTGAAGCTTGCGGGTATTCCCAACCTGCCTGCCTGGTTGCTGAATGACCCCTTTACCGCCCGCGAAGCAGCCCTGAAAGCCGGCACCGTCCCCCCGCTCTTTTCCCTGAATCTTCCCGCCGCGCTCATCGTCTGGGTTGTTACCTATATCCTTGTCCGTGGCATAAAAGAGTCCGCACGGACCAATAATCTTATTGTTTCCCTGAAGGTAGCGGCGGTTTTATTTGTCGTGATAGCAGGGGTCGCTTATATCAATACTGACAACTGGCAACCTTTTATCCCGGCCAAAGTAGTTGACAGTTCCGGTGCCAGTCATTATGGCCTGTCAGGGGTACTGACTGCTGCCGGTATTGTTTTCTTTGCCTTCATCGGATTTGATGCCGTTTCCACCCAGTCACAGGAAGCGGTCAATCCGACAAAAGATATTCCGTTCGCCATTATCTTTTCGCTGATCGTTTGCACGACGCTGTATATTCTTGTCTCGCTGGTATTGACCGGGATGACAAAATATACCGACCTCGACCTGGGTGCGCCGGTTGCTTCGGCGTTCAGTTCGGTTGGCCTTGCCTGGGCATCCCTGCTGATCACCATTGCCGCGGTGATAGGCCTGGTCTCTGTGATGCTGGTGATGTTGCTCTCGCAAACCCGGATATTCCTGAATATGGCCAGGGACGGACTGCTGCCACCCAAACTATTTGCGGCTATCCATCCCAACTTTAAGACGCCCTGGAAAAGCACTGTACTCGTTGGTGCCATCGCATCACTTGTGGCTGCCGTCACGCCAATCGAGAAAGCGACCAAAATGACCAGTATCGGTACGTTGCTCGCCTTTGCCATGATTTGTGCGGCGGTGCTGGTCCTGCGGAAAAAGCAGCCTGACCTCCACCGGCCTTATAAAGTAAAGTACCTGCCCCTGGTTGCTGGTCTTGGGCTGGGTTTTAATATCCTGCTGATGTTCAGCCTCGATGCATCCACCTGGGTGCGCTTGCTTGTCTGGAGTGTGGCAGGGATCATTATCTATTTTGTCTACAGCGTAAAGCACAGCAACCTGAATAATAAATGA
- a CDS encoding conjugal transfer protein TraI, translating into MKKKLLLLCLVLMLAAMPVAKTQAAAIPIIQIIREAVIKVIKAVDLMIQRLQTKTIWLQNAQKTIENEMSKLKLDEITDWVDKQKDLYADYFDELRKVKAVISYYYKVKEIIDKQKLIVSEYEKAFALFKQDKNFTADEIAYMEKVYSGILDQSIKNLDAIFIVINSFETQMSDAARLAIISNVAADIDTNFDDLRQFNQQNIIMSLQRAKQQSDVDVVKKLYGLE; encoded by the coding sequence ATGAAAAAGAAGTTGTTGTTGCTGTGTTTGGTGTTAATGCTTGCGGCCATGCCGGTGGCAAAAACACAGGCCGCCGCTATTCCCATCATACAGATCATCAGGGAGGCAGTGATCAAGGTCATCAAAGCGGTGGACCTGATGATCCAGCGTTTGCAGACAAAGACGATCTGGTTGCAGAATGCGCAGAAGACGATCGAGAATGAAATGTCGAAGCTGAAGCTGGATGAGATCACGGATTGGGTAGACAAGCAAAAGGATTTGTATGCGGATTACTTTGACGAGTTGCGAAAAGTAAAAGCTGTTATCAGCTATTACTACAAGGTAAAGGAGATCATTGACAAACAAAAGCTCATCGTATCAGAATATGAGAAAGCATTTGCACTGTTCAAACAGGATAAAAATTTTACAGCGGACGAGATCGCATACATGGAAAAAGTGTACAGTGGCATACTCGATCAAAGCATCAAAAACCTAGACGCGATCTTTATCGTTATCAATTCTTTTGAAACGCAAATGAGCGACGCGGCGCGGCTCGCCATCATCAGCAATGTCGCTGCAGATATTGATACCAACTTCGACGACCTGCGACAGTTCAACCAGCAAAATATCATCATGAGTTTGCAAAGGGCGAAACAGCAAAGCGATGTGGATGTCGTGAAGAAATTATACGGTCTGGAATAA
- the traK gene encoding conjugative transposon protein TraK, which yields MKNIDTAFRHIKTFSLFLIVACLTITVYALYASQQTVRMMQQKIYILANGKILEAFASERKENVPVEARDHVRMFHYYFFTLDPDEKVVQANITKALYLADNSAKQQYDALKENAYYVNLISGNISQEISFDSVQVDINNYPFYFKCFAKEKIIRPTTIITRNLVSEGYLRNVERSDNNPHGFLVEKWKILDNHDLKTENRDR from the coding sequence ATGAAAAATATAGACACGGCGTTCAGGCATATTAAAACCTTCTCGCTGTTCCTGATCGTTGCGTGTCTCACGATCACGGTGTACGCGTTGTATGCATCGCAGCAAACAGTGCGGATGATGCAACAGAAGATCTACATACTTGCGAACGGCAAAATACTCGAAGCCTTTGCGTCCGAAAGAAAAGAAAATGTGCCGGTAGAGGCAAGGGACCATGTCCGGATGTTTCACTACTATTTCTTCACCCTTGATCCGGATGAAAAAGTGGTGCAGGCAAATATCACGAAGGCCCTTTATCTCGCGGATAACTCCGCCAAGCAGCAATACGATGCACTAAAAGAGAATGCCTATTACGTCAATTTGATCTCGGGCAATATCAGCCAGGAGATCAGTTTTGACAGTGTACAGGTGGACATCAATAATTACCCGTTTTATTTCAAATGTTTTGCAAAGGAAAAGATCATCCGCCCGACGACGATCATTACCCGTAACCTCGTCAGCGAGGGATATCTGCGGAATGTGGAACGGAGTGACAACAATCCGCATGGCTTTTTGGTGGAGAAATGGAAGATACTCGATAACCATGATTTGAAAACAGAAAACCGTGACCGATGA
- the traJ gene encoding conjugative transposon protein TraJ: protein MKMCVKAISTIAVICMPVLLFAQDDGAVADGIHSMQSVLDNIYDEMIPLCENLIDVGRGIAGFAALWYIASRVWRSLANAEPIDFYPLLRPFAICIAIGFFSGVIGLIRGVMEPTVSGTNAMLEDSQKAVATLLQQKEEAVKQTEYWQMYVGETGSGDYDKWYKYTYPGETVDDESWTDVIGNDIKFALAKASYNFRNAIKQWMADVLDILYEAAALCVNTIRTFILVILSILGPLVFGLSVFDGFQHTLTSWLARYINIFLWLPVANILGTVLSKIQENMLQIDIDQVQATGDTFFSSTDAGYLIFMVIGIVSYFTVPTVANWIVQAGGHNALLVKTTNMSSSAAGDAVSMTGAAGTQFLRDLGNDMGKVGGK from the coding sequence ATGAAAATGTGTGTAAAGGCTATCAGTACGATAGCAGTGATTTGTATGCCGGTATTGTTGTTTGCGCAGGATGACGGCGCTGTTGCGGATGGTATCCACAGCATGCAATCGGTACTGGATAATATCTATGATGAAATGATCCCGCTCTGTGAGAATCTCATTGATGTGGGTCGTGGTATCGCCGGCTTTGCGGCCTTGTGGTATATCGCTTCCAGGGTCTGGCGTTCGCTCGCCAATGCCGAGCCGATTGATTTTTATCCGTTGCTGCGGCCCTTTGCGATCTGCATCGCAATTGGTTTTTTCAGCGGTGTGATCGGGTTGATCCGCGGTGTGATGGAACCTACGGTATCCGGTACCAATGCGATGCTGGAGGACTCTCAGAAAGCCGTTGCCACACTCCTGCAGCAAAAAGAAGAAGCGGTGAAACAGACCGAGTACTGGCAGATGTATGTTGGTGAAACGGGTTCGGGTGACTATGACAAATGGTACAAATACACGTACCCCGGGGAAACCGTCGATGATGAGAGCTGGACCGATGTGATCGGCAATGATATCAAGTTTGCGCTGGCAAAGGCGTCGTATAATTTCCGCAACGCGATTAAACAATGGATGGCGGACGTGCTTGACATCCTCTACGAGGCGGCGGCGCTCTGCGTCAACACGATCCGCACCTTTATCCTCGTAATCCTTTCGATCCTCGGGCCGCTGGTTTTCGGATTGTCGGTTTTTGACGGTTTCCAGCACACCTTGACGAGCTGGCTGGCGCGCTATATCAATATCTTTTTATGGTTGCCCGTGGCGAACATCCTGGGTACGGTACTCAGTAAGATACAGGAGAACATGCTGCAGATCGATATTGACCAGGTGCAGGCTACCGGTGATACCTTCTTTAGTTCCACCGATGCAGGCTACCTGATCTTTATGGTCATCGGCATCGTGAGTTATTTCACCGTGCCAACGGTAGCGAACTGGATCGTGCAGGCAGGCGGGCACAATGCATTGCTGGTGAAGACTACGAACATGAGTTCCTCTGCTGCAGGTGATGCCGTTTCGATGACGGGTGCGGCAGGAACACAGTTCTTGCGGGACCTGGGCAATGATATGGGTAAGGTGGGTGGTAAATAG
- a CDS encoding GNAT family N-acetyltransferase, whose translation MQYFITPATPDDLEDVCQLFEAAIAFQKKNHYTGWNSYDKAFIKSDIEQELLYKITSSGVIVCIFSICYTDALIWRAMEKSDAIYLHRIVLNRQFSGQQVFQKVLDWAVQFAREKKRKYIRMDTWADNAKIISYYKSYGFRFIENYTTPDSPELPLQHRNLSIALLELILPDDSPIKHDTMHNNVTTARTPSGKVNIPEELSTISKYWSQKIIGEANGQLIKLAKGTGEINWHHHDDQDELFIVYKGHLTIQLRDRNVELYPHEMFIVPKGVEHCPNAHGDVEFLIMGLNITSNAAGGRPEKWNEEI comes from the coding sequence ATGCAATATTTTATCACGCCTGCAACGCCGGATGACCTGGAGGACGTTTGCCAGCTTTTTGAAGCAGCCATTGCTTTTCAAAAAAAGAATCATTATACCGGCTGGAACAGTTACGATAAAGCCTTTATAAAAAGTGATATTGAGCAAGAGCTTTTATACAAAATAACCAGCTCAGGGGTCATCGTCTGCATATTCAGCATTTGCTATACCGACGCACTGATCTGGAGAGCAATGGAAAAATCCGATGCCATTTATTTGCACCGCATCGTATTGAACCGGCAATTCAGCGGGCAACAGGTATTTCAAAAAGTCCTGGACTGGGCAGTACAATTTGCCCGGGAAAAGAAAAGAAAATATATCCGTATGGATACCTGGGCGGACAATGCCAAGATTATCTCCTACTATAAAAGCTATGGTTTCCGGTTCATTGAAAACTATACTACGCCCGATTCCCCGGAGTTGCCGCTGCAGCACCGGAACCTCTCTATCGCTTTGCTAGAGCTTATCCTTCCAGACGATTCACCTATTAAACATGATACCATGCACAACAATGTAACAACAGCACGCACTCCATCCGGAAAAGTAAATATCCCGGAAGAATTATCAACCATCAGTAAATACTGGAGCCAGAAGATCATTGGTGAAGCCAACGGGCAACTGATCAAGCTGGCTAAAGGTACCGGCGAAATAAACTGGCATCATCATGATGACCAGGATGAACTCTTTATTGTTTATAAGGGACACCTTACGATACAGCTGCGGGATCGCAATGTTGAACTCTATCCCCATGAAATGTTTATTGTTCCAAAGGGCGTAGAACATTGTCCCAACGCACACGGAGACGTGGAATTTCTCATTATGGGCCTGAATATAACATCCAATGCTGCGGGAGGCCGGCCTGAAAAATGGAATGAGGAAATTTGA
- a CDS encoding DUF4133 domain-containing protein: MASVYQVNKGINKPIEFRGLKAQYIWYLAGGLLLLLILFAALYIIGINPFICIAVVGLLTGLLFFKVYRTSRTYGEHGIMKKIARRSVPTVIKSYSRQTFIQLVKKA; this comes from the coding sequence ATGGCAAGTGTATACCAGGTCAACAAAGGGATCAACAAACCCATTGAGTTTCGCGGGCTGAAGGCACAATACATCTGGTACCTCGCCGGTGGGCTGCTGTTGTTACTGATACTGTTTGCGGCGCTATATATTATCGGTATCAATCCATTTATCTGTATCGCAGTCGTTGGCTTACTCACCGGGCTGCTTTTTTTCAAAGTGTACCGCACCAGCCGTACGTATGGTGAGCATGGGATCATGAAGAAAATAGCGCGCCGGTCCGTTCCAACAGTCATCAAGTCCTATTCGAGACAAACATTTATTCAGTTAGTGAAGAAAGCATAA